A genomic segment from Bos taurus isolate L1 Dominette 01449 registration number 42190680 breed Hereford chromosome 1, ARS-UCD2.0, whole genome shotgun sequence encodes:
- the HES1 gene encoding transcription factor HES-1 yields MPADIMEKNSSSPVAATPASVNTTPDKPKTASEHRKSSKPIMEKRRRARINESLSQLKTLILDALKKDSSRHSKLEKADILEMTVKHLRNLQRAQMTAALSTDPSVLGKYRAGFSECMNEVTRFLSTCEGVNTEVRTRLLGHLANCMTQINAMTYPGQPHPALQAPPPPPPGPGGPQHAPFAPPPPLVPIPGGAAPPPGGAPCKLGSPAGEAAKVFGGFQVVPAPDGQFAFLIPNGAFAHSGPVIPVYTSNSGTSVGPNAVSPSSGPSLTADSMWRPWRN; encoded by the exons atgccagcTGATATAATGGAGAAAAACTCCTCGTCCCCGGTGGCTGCTACTCCAGCCAGTGTCAACACGACACCGGATAAACCAAAGACAGCATCTGAGCACAGAAAG TCATCAAAGCCTATCATGGAGAAAAGACGAAGAGCAAGAATAAATGAAAGTCTGAGCCAGCTAAAAACACTGATTTTGGATGCTCTTAAAAAAGAT AGTTCGCGGCATTCCAAGCTGGAGAAGGCGGACATTCTGGAAATGACAGTGAAACACCTCCGGAACCTGCAGCGGGCACAGATGACGG CCGCGCTAAGCACAGACCCGAGCGTGCTGGGGAAGTACCGCGCCGGCTTCAGCGAGTGCATGAACGAGGTGACCCGCTTCCTGTCCACGTGTGAGGGCGTTAACACCGAGGTGCGCACCCGACTCCTCGGCCACCTGGCCAACTGTATGACCCAGATCAACGCCATGACCTATCCAGGGCAGCCGCACCCCGCCTTGCAGGCGCCACCGCCGCCCCCGCCAGGACCTGGCGGCCCGCAGCACGCGCCGttcgcgccgccgccgccgctcgtGCCGATCCCCGGGGGTGCGGCGCCCCCTCCCGGCGGCGCGCCCTGCAAGCTGGGCAGCCCTGCTGGAGAGGCGGCTAAGGTGTTTGGCGGCTTCCAGGTGGTGCCGGCTCCGGACGGCCAGTTTGCCTTCCTCATCCCCAATGGGGCCTTCGCTCACAGCGGCCCAGTCATCCCAGTCTACACCAGCAACAGCGGGACCTCGGTGGGCCCCAACGCAGTGTCACCTTCCAGCGGCCCCTCTCTCACGGCAGACTCCATGTGGAGACCGTGGCGGAACTGA